Proteins from a genomic interval of Deltaproteobacteria bacterium:
- a CDS encoding AMP-binding protein — translation MTRPERAVSFYDEHLETMPWEEKEQLLQQQLQKMVRFAYERSEAMRQKFLAAGIEPTEVQNIEDLQKLAITSKAKMRQLQQATPPFGGFLAVDPGELRRIYTSPGPIFDPEGRQPDYWRLQSCFYNCGFRAGDRVMNTFSYHLTPGGLMCDEALTGIGCTVIPGGVGNTETQLQLLQELRINGYIGVPSFLQTLIERAEQSGKDFRREFHLQTAVTAGEMLSSSARTTLQHHYGITVRQFYATADVGAIAYECQAQNGMHFAEHRLIEVVDPDTGAQLGPGEVGEVVVTLLDNEVYPLIRFGTGDLSYYEDTPCDCGRSSPRLMKLVGRVDQLTKVRGMFIHPSQIDELTAAFPEINLAQAVVNRSANQDTLTLQVVLRQEPSSREDFAGKLQDRARSVLKLRADVAFVQEDEISEPEKRIIDLRKWD, via the coding sequence ATGACCAGACCAGAACGTGCCGTTTCTTTTTACGACGAACACCTCGAGACCATGCCATGGGAAGAAAAAGAACAACTCTTGCAACAACAACTTCAAAAGATGGTGCGCTTTGCCTATGAACGCTCCGAGGCCATGAGGCAAAAGTTCCTTGCCGCTGGAATCGAGCCCACAGAGGTGCAGAACATTGAGGATCTCCAGAAGCTGGCAATTACCTCGAAGGCAAAAATGCGCCAACTGCAGCAGGCGACTCCACCTTTTGGCGGCTTTCTCGCTGTGGATCCTGGAGAACTCAGGAGGATCTATACTTCGCCAGGGCCAATCTTTGATCCTGAGGGACGGCAGCCGGATTACTGGCGGCTGCAGTCGTGTTTTTACAACTGCGGCTTTCGCGCTGGCGATCGGGTGATGAACACCTTCTCCTACCACCTGACGCCCGGAGGCCTCATGTGCGACGAGGCCCTCACCGGCATAGGCTGCACAGTGATCCCGGGCGGCGTGGGCAATACAGAAACCCAGCTGCAATTGCTGCAAGAACTGCGCATCAATGGCTATATCGGCGTGCCCAGCTTCTTGCAGACTCTGATCGAACGCGCCGAGCAGAGTGGCAAAGACTTTCGCCGGGAGTTTCACCTGCAAACGGCGGTCACTGCCGGAGAAATGCTCAGCAGCAGCGCCCGGACAACCCTGCAGCATCATTATGGCATTACGGTGCGACAGTTTTATGCCACAGCAGACGTGGGAGCCATTGCCTATGAGTGCCAGGCACAAAACGGCATGCACTTTGCCGAACACCGCCTCATTGAGGTTGTGGACCCGGATACCGGGGCCCAGCTTGGCCCTGGTGAAGTTGGCGAGGTGGTGGTCACCCTTCTGGACAACGAGGTCTATCCTCTCATTCGCTTCGGCACCGGCGACCTTTCATATTACGAAGATACACCCTGTGACTGTGGCCGTTCTTCGCCCCGCCTGATGAAACTGGTGGGCAGAGTGGACCAGCTCACCAAAGTTCGGGGCATGTTCATTCACCCCTCCCAGATAGATGAACTGACAGCTGCTTTCCCAGAAATCAACCTTGCCCAGGCCGTGGTCAATCGGTCGGCCAACCAGGACACCCTTACTCTGCAGGTTGTCCTGCGCCAGGAGCCGTCTTCCCGTGAGGATTTTGCCGGCAAATTGCAGGACAGGGCTCGCAGTGTGCTGAAACTGAGGGCTGATGTGGCCTTTGTCCAGGAAGATGAAATAAGTGAACCCGAAAAACGTATAATTGATCTCAGGAAATGGGACTAA
- a CDS encoding GNAT family N-acetyltransferase: MRLLDNEADILAIVLPMVPEFLAAMGYENMLPEVVGLLRDIDNIHTFVLLSNDEPAGFATFMASFMPRNPTLHLWHIFVRPQYRNHSYLLYDLTKFLMDELSLDNLSFTSVNHKIAEHMARQYQQRGIQVKLTGYFYRSFHNTEKRYYQSLLKELSRLSTEMKKMAQK, encoded by the coding sequence GTGCGTCTGTTGGACAATGAGGCCGACATCCTTGCTATTGTACTTCCCATGGTGCCAGAGTTTCTCGCTGCCATGGGGTATGAGAACATGCTCCCTGAAGTGGTCGGCCTTCTTCGGGATATTGACAACATCCACACCTTTGTCCTTCTCTCAAATGACGAACCTGCTGGTTTTGCCACTTTCATGGCATCCTTCATGCCGCGAAACCCCACCCTCCACCTCTGGCACATCTTTGTCAGGCCGCAGTACCGAAACCACAGCTACTTGCTTTATGACCTCACAAAATTTCTCATGGACGAACTCTCCCTGGACAATCTTTCTTTTACCAGTGTCAACCATAAGATAGCCGAGCACATGGCAAGGCAATATCAACAGCGCGGCATTCAGGTGAAACTGACCGGCTACTTCTATCGCAGTTTTCATAATACAGAGAAAAGGTACTACCAGTCTTTGCTCAAAGAACTCAGCAGATTGTCTACGGAAATGAAGAAAATGGCGCAAAAATAA
- a CDS encoding MFS transporter, producing the protein MQPQSLRSHLSAILLLAAIFFLNFLARITLAPLLPTIEQDLHIGHTMAGSLFFFISVGYFLSLLASGFVASRLTHRTTIIISATAVGAALLAVSRSSNLLEVRLGLFLLGLAAGLYLPSGISTLTSLVSPEKWGKALAIHEIAPNLAAVAAPLIAEVLLHWFFWRTVLALLGGASLVVGLIYFCFGRGGQFLGRAPQMAFVKSLLARPAFWITTLLFGLAIGASLGVYAMLPLYLVTERGFDRSWANTLVGLSRISGLLMAFVAGWATDRFGAKRTISGVFLLTAVSTVLLGAVPSRGIVIIVFIQPLLAVSFFPAGLAALSCLEPPSSRNVAISLTIPFAFVLGAGAIPTGIGIMADRGSFAGGFIVVGLLILSGFVLSLSLKLPAPHECPASSPR; encoded by the coding sequence TTGCAGCCCCAGTCTCTCCGTTCACATCTGAGTGCTATTCTATTATTGGCGGCGATCTTTTTTCTCAACTTCCTTGCCAGGATTACCCTTGCCCCTTTGCTGCCCACCATTGAACAGGATCTGCACATAGGCCACACCATGGCAGGCTCACTTTTCTTTTTCATATCTGTTGGCTATTTTCTCTCTCTGCTGGCATCCGGCTTTGTGGCTTCTCGTCTCACTCACAGGACAACCATCATTATTTCTGCCACTGCTGTTGGTGCCGCCCTTCTGGCTGTGTCGCGCAGCAGCAACCTCCTGGAGGTGCGCTTGGGGTTGTTTCTCCTTGGCCTGGCTGCCGGACTCTATCTACCCTCGGGCATCTCGACTCTCACTTCTCTGGTCAGCCCGGAAAAATGGGGCAAGGCCCTGGCTATCCATGAAATTGCCCCTAATCTGGCAGCTGTGGCAGCGCCGCTAATAGCCGAGGTTCTGCTGCACTGGTTTTTCTGGAGAACGGTGCTGGCCCTGTTGGGTGGAGCCTCTCTTGTGGTGGGTCTGATCTACTTCTGCTTCGGCAGAGGTGGACAGTTCCTCGGCAGAGCGCCCCAGATGGCCTTTGTCAAGTCACTGCTTGCCCGACCTGCCTTCTGGATCACCACTCTGCTCTTCGGGCTGGCAATTGGAGCCAGCCTGGGAGTCTACGCCATGCTTCCCCTCTATCTGGTTACCGAAAGAGGCTTTGACCGCTCCTGGGCCAACACCCTCGTGGGACTTTCCCGCATCTCCGGGCTGCTGATGGCCTTTGTGGCTGGCTGGGCAACAGACCGCTTTGGCGCCAAGCGCACCATTTCGGGCGTCTTTCTTCTTACAGCTGTTTCCACAGTGCTCCTGGGCGCAGTGCCGAGCAGAGGTATCGTGATCATTGTTTTCATCCAGCCATTGCTGGCCGTCTCCTTTTTTCCAGCCGGACTTGCGGCCCTGTCGTGCCTCGAACCACCTAGCTCACGTAATGTAGCGATTTCACTAACAATCCCCTTTGCTTTCGTCCTGGGGGCAGGTGCCATCCCCACAGGCATCGGCATCATGGCAGATCGGGGCTCTTTTGCAGGAGGATTTATTGTAGTGGGCCTTTTGATACTCTCAGGCTTCGTCCTGTCGCTCTCCTTGAAATTGCCAGCGCCCCATGAGTGCCCCGCGTCTTCGCCGAGATGA
- a CDS encoding GYD domain-containing protein — protein sequence MPRYVILAKLTDDAIRAVKIAPKRIDKAIKNLEDMGGKLISFYATMGEYDYVAIGEAPNDEVAMAFLLRLGASGDVRTTTLRAFSRDELAELVKKLP from the coding sequence ATGCCTAGGTATGTCATACTGGCAAAATTGACTGACGATGCCATCAGAGCGGTGAAAATTGCCCCTAAACGCATTGACAAGGCCATCAAGAACCTGGAGGATATGGGAGGGAAGCTGATTTCCTTTTACGCAACCATGGGAGAATATGACTACGTGGCCATCGGGGAAGCTCCCAACGATGAAGTTGCCATGGCTTTCCTTCTCAGACTGGGCGCCAGCGGAGATGTGCGGACAACCACTTTGCGTGCCTTCAGCAGAGATGAGCTGGCAGAGCTGGTGAAAAAGCTGCCATAG